In the genome of Dyadobacter fermentans DSM 18053, the window TCATTTTTTTCGAGTTCATGGTAACGGTCGGCGTCTTTCTGGGCGCGGGCGAGGTTAGCTTCCTGTACATTCAGGTTGGCCACGGCCTGGTCGTAGTTGGCGTCGTAAAGCTGTGCGTCGATCGTGTAGAGCAGCTGGCCTTTGCGTACGCGGGCGCCATCCGTAAAATGAATGCCGGTTACAAAGCCGGTTACCTGCGGGCGCAGTTCCACCTCGTTCAGCGGCACCACAGTTCCGGGGTATTCGTCGTAGTAGGATGCTTCCGAGGATTTAACTTCCGTCAAAGTCACCGGAACGGCCATCGGGCCGGTTGGCTGTTGCTGCTGATCTTTTTTGCCGCAGGAGAAGATCGTCAATGCAAGCAGGGCAGCGGAGTAATATTTTGTTGTATTTAAAAACATATCATTAAAATATTTTCTAATGGAAGCTGGTGTTAATGAGGGCCGTTGCTGGCCGGTTACTGGATATTGATCTGTCCGAGCGCTTTCTGAACGTCGATCTTGCTCGCCAGCACCAGGTACAATGCATTATAGTAGTTGATGCGCGCCAGACGCAGGTCTGTTTCGGACGTCACCACTTCGAGGTAGGTTTTAATGCCCGATTTGTATTGCAGCTGGATTACGTCATACACCTCGCGGGCCAGCTCCACATTTTCTTTCTGCGCGAGCAGGTTCGTGAGGTTGCCCTTGTAATTGGCCAATGCAGCCGCATATTCCGAGTTGACATTGTTTTGCAGTCCTTTCAAATCCCAGTCGAGGCGTTTGAGGGCCCATTCGGCCTGCTTCGTGTTGGCCTTGCGTTTACCGCCCTGGAAAATGGGTAGCGAGAGCGTCAGCAAGCCGAAGGAGTTCGGATAATTCTTGTTATAAAGGTCCGAAAACTGGTTGTTCTGGAAGTTGAGGTTGTAGGCGCCGTTCAGCGAAAGATTCGGCAGGTAGCTCCATTTATTGTATTGCAAATTGGCTTCCGCGAGTTTTTTCTGCGTCGCGAGGATCTGGTATTCGATGCGCGCGTTCAGGTCCACATTCTGCATCGTGTCGAGCGCGATCTCGCGTTCCATTTGCAGGGTATCATAGCTGATTTCCAGCGCTTTGTTCAGCGGATAGCCCATCAGCGTTTTCAGGTATTCCAATTTGGCCTTCAACACTTCGTCGTTGCTTTTCCTGTTCGCACGCGTGTTGTTGAGCGAAATGGTCGCCCTTTTGAAGTCGATCTTGTCGGTAATGCCGGACTTGTACTGGTTTTCGGCATCTCTGAGGCTGCGTTCGAGGCGTACAATATCTTCATCGGCTACCTTGATTTGCTGCGTGGTTGCGAGCACGTCGTAAAATGCCTTCGAAACATCCACAGCCAGGTCCGTTTTGTTGTTCACGGTGTTTTGGCTGGCCGCGAAAAGCACGTCGCCGCGGGTACGTTTCGCCAGGAGCACGTCGCGGTTGAAAATCTGCTGCGAGAGCGTGAACTGCGCCGCCGAAATGTTGTTAACCCCCAGTTTTACCGGGTTTCCGGCGATAATGCTCGTCTGTACGATGAAGTTGTGCTGCAAATTGTAATTAAAGTTGATCTGCGGGTACCAGTCGGCCAGTTTGGCGCGGACCTGGTTGGCGGTGATCTGCTCGTCGATCAGCGATTGCTGGATCGCTGGCTGGTTTTTGATGGCATAGGCAACCACGTCCTGTAACGTTGCCTGCTCTAACACCGGCGCTTCCCGGCTACTTTCCTGAATACCCTGCGCGAGGGCGGAACCGATAAAATTCAAAAAAAGGAATGCCGAGCTAAGCGCCAAACGCGTCGTTTTTTGTGGCTTAGACCAATAATTCATGTAGGTGTTAATTAGAATTTGGATAGAGATAACGTGCTTCTTGCTTGGTGATGAACAAGTTGCATAATTGGAAAAAAGTAAGAAAAGGATCAGCTGTCCGTAGGAAGGAACTGGATCTTGACCCCGGAAAAGAAAGGATTGAGCGGCGTTAGCATGGCCTGTGGGTTTAAGAAATTTTTTGTAAACAATCGGTGACATTATGCTTCTGCGTATAAGCAGCCCCGTTGTCCGATTGTACTTATTAAGGATTAAAATGCGGGAATAGTTTCCGATGCGTTTGAAAAAAATGGGTAGTGCACCATGAATTCTTTAAAATGTTTAATTTTTAAAGAGAATTGTGCTCTAATGGGACGTTTCAAAGGCATCAGCACTGTGTAAAATTTACGCATTGACCGTTACCCGGCAACCTGCGTTTGCTCCGGCCAGATTTTTTCTATCACCCAGGCGAAGATGATCACGAGCGCACAGCCGATCAGGTTTAGCCAGAGGAATGCCGTGAGGTCGATCACGTAGCTTGCGATCACGAACATTTCTCCGATAATGCTTCCCCAGAATACCGCCCGGCTGCCGATGTTTTTGAAATAGAATGCTACCAGGAATATTCCGAGAATTGTACCGTAGAATAGCGATCCAAGTATGTTCACGGCTTCGATCATACTACCCAGGCGCGAGGCATATTGCGCCACCGCAATGCAGAAGATACCCCAGAAAACCGTCGCCCAGCGCGAGGCGGCCACGTAGTTCCGGCCGTTTTCGTCTTTGCGGATTATCCTTTTATAAATATCGACGATCGTGCAGGATGCGAGCGAGTTGTAAGCTGCTGCGACGGAGCCCATTGAAGCGAGCAGGATCACCGCAATGAGCAGTCCCACCATGCCCACGGGCAGGTAGTCGATCACGAATCGGAGGAAAATGTAGTTCACGTCGTTGGTATCGCCGCCATTCGCTTTGGAAAGCACGGCGGTAGCTTCCTTCCGAACGTCTTTTACTTTACTTTCCAGGTCGGCAAGTACGGTTCTGGATGATGCAATCGCCTGGGCATCGTCCTGGCGGATGGCTTCGGTCAAGGCCATCACATGCGGGCGCTTCACGGCCTGGATCTCGGCATGTTGTTTTTCCAAAGCCGCATATTCAGCAGCATAGGGAGTGGATTTGACCTGATCCACAGCCGTTTGATTGAAAAACAGCGGCGGCGCCGTAAACTGGTAGAATGCGAACACCAGCACCCCCACGAGCAGGATGAGGAATTGCATGGGTATTTTGAGCAAGCCGTTCATGGCCAGTCCCAATTTGCTTTGTCCCTGCGAACTGCCGGTAAGAAACCGCCCTACCTGCGACTGATCGGTGCCGAAATAGGAGAGTTGGAGAAAGAACCCGCCGATCAGCCCGGACCATACATTATATCTGTTGTTGAGGTCGAATGTGAAGTCGATCAGGTTCACTTTACCCATTTTGCCGGCCACATGCAGCGCATCGGTGAACGAAACCTGCCCGGGCAGGAACTTGACCACCATCACACCCGCCACCACCATGCCGATGGTGATAATGCCCATTTGCTGCAAATGTGTGTGCGAAACGGCCCGCGAGCCGCCGAGAGTAGTGTAGAGGATCACTACGCCTCCGGAAATAATGTTGGTCCATGTAATATCCCAGCCCAAAATGGCCGATAGTATCAGAGACGGGGCATAAATGGAAAGCCCGGTGGATAAACCGCGTTGCAGGAGGAACAAAAATGCCGTGAGAGCGCGCGTGCGCAGATCGAAGCGACCTTCCAGGAATTCGTAGGCCGTAAAGATTTTCAACTTCCCGAATTTGGGAACGAAAGTCACGCAAAGTACCACCATCGCAAGCGGCAGGCCGAAATAGAACTGCACAAACCGCATTCCATCGGTGTAGGCCTGCCCGGGCGCCGAAAGGAAGGTGATTGCGCTCGCTTGGGTAGCCATGAGCGACAATGTCACATGGTACCAGGGCATAGACTGCCCAGCAAGCAAAAAGGAGTCCATCGTGTGCTTTTCACGACTCCGGTAGATCCCATAAAAAACAACAAACAGCAGGGCAAGAGAAAGAACAATCCAGTCGAGCGTGCTCATTGAAAACGGGTCATAAATAAATAGAAGAGGACAATTTGCAATGCGAGCATGCCAATGAGTAGAATGTAAAGCTGTTTCCAGCTATTCACAAACGGGGGCAGCCCGTCGCGGTCCTGCGAGCTATTTTCTTTTATGATCATGGGTCGGGTTGAGAGGTTTAGTGCTGAAAAATGGCCGGGTATTGTACCACAAGCAAAAGTAGAACGGTTTTGAGTTACTTTTAGCATGTAAAAATGTTAACGAAGCGTTAACGGTAGGCATATGGGCAGCAAGGCGAAGGAACGGAGCAGCTGCGTGGCCAGACACAGAAAGCAGGCCGATCGGGCGTGTTAAAACCCCAAACCGGCCTACCGAAAGATAAAAAATTCGTGCGTTGACGAGTGCCTAGCTGGCAGTTTCGTTGATCAGCCGGTCGACGCAAATGCTCAGGCTATCGCGCCAGTAGGGGATCGAAATGCCGAAAGTACTTTTGATTTTCGATTTGTCCATGACCGAATACGCTGGCCGCACGGCGCGCGTCACATATTCGGAGGTTTTCACAGGATTGAGTTTGACGGAAGTTTCGCTGAGGTCGAAAACCGCCTTCGCGAAATCGTACCAGGACGTAACGCCTTCGTTGCTGTAATGGTAAATGCCGTAGGATGTATTGCCGGACTCGATGATGTCCAGAATCGTAGTGGCAAGGTCGATGGCGTAGGTAGGAGAGCCCACCTGATCAACGATCACCCCCAGCTGCTCGCGCTCGCGGCCCAGTCGCAGCATTGTTTTTACAAAGTTGTTACCGAATTCGGAGTAAAGCCAGCTTGTGCGGATGGTGTAATGCTCGGGAAGGATCGCTGCGATAGCGGCTTCGCCTTCGAGCTTAGTCAGGCCGTATATATTCTCGGGTTCCGCCGGATCGGTTTCTGAAAGCAATTTGGGCACATTTCCTTTGAAGACGAAATCGGTGGAAACGTGAACAAGTGCCGCCCCGTGTTTCCGGCAAACCTCGGCAATGTACGCTGCGCCGTCGCGGTTCACCTTCCGGCATGTATCCACATCGTCTTCGGCCTTGTCCACGGCCGTGTAAGCAGCGCAGTTGATCACGAATTGCGGCTTTTCGGTGGCGAGGAGTTGGTCGAGCAGGTCCTTATCGAGGATATTGGCGAATTCTTCGGAAGGGAATGAAATATCGGTGAGATTACGTTCCGTTGAGACTTTTTTAAGACAGCTTCCCAGCTGCCCCGAGGCACCTAATACAACTATTTTCATTGAGAATGTTTAAAGGACGTTCGTTGCAAAGATAGGGAATGCGGTAGCTGGTGACTGTTTTGGCCGGCCATTATTTTTGTAAAATGCTTTTATAAAACAAATGGCGCCAGTAGCGCCATTTGATCTGCATTCATTTTGGATACTGTAATTATTACTGCCCGCGTCCGAGAACCATCACCTGTACGGTCCTGAATATGAGCTGAACATCATCAAAAACACTATATGATTTAAGGTATTGAAGATCGTATTTGAGCCGCTCTACGTTTTTGGCCACGGTGTCGGCATAGCCCACATTGATCTGGCCGATGGATGTAATGCCCGGTTTAACAGTCAGCAGGCGCTGAAAATCGTGCGGAGCGGCTTCCATCAGCATGTCCACGTCGTACTTGTACAATGGACGCGGTCCTACCACCGACATTTCGCCTTTCAGCACGTTTATAAACTGCGGAAGCTCGTCAAGACGGGATTTGCGAAGGATACGGCCAATCGGCGTGATGCGCGGATCGTCGTCGCCCTTGGAATGCTGCAATCCCATTTTATCTGCATCTACGCGCATGCTGCGGAATTTGTAAATGTAGAACAGTTCGCCCCAGCGACCCGAGCGCTGCTGTTTGAAAAACACGGGACCCGGCGAGGATATTTTAATGGCTGCCCAAACCAGGAAGAACACCGGCGCGCCGAGGATCATGACGATGACGGAGAATATCAGGTCGAAAGCTCTTTTAACCGTTTGCTCATTCAAGCTGGAAAAAGGCTTGGTGTTGATCTGAATAATCGGATACATATCGTGGTACTCGATGGTCGCCATGTTGGTTACAAAGCCACGGAAGTCGGGGACGAGGCGGATTTGGGTGCGTTGGCGTTCGCCCATTTTGATCACCTCTCTAACCTGCTCATCCGTCATTTCGGACAGACAACAGTATAGGTAGTCGAGCTGCTTGCCTTTGACCAATGACTCAATTTCGTCGATACCACTGCCGGAATGCTCGCTTGGTTGTAACATTCCGTAGTAGCGATAGCCAAGCTCTTTACGGTCGTTGTAGAATTCTCTTATAAGCTGGGCCAGTTCCCCTCTGCCAACAATCGCATAACGATTAAAATTGTATCCTGCCTGGCGGTACATTTTGAGGAAGATCACCACGGCGGCCCTGCTGAGGGTCGATGTCGCCACGAAGAAGCAATACGTCATCAGGAATTGGTACCGCGAATAGTCTTCCCCCTGCTTAGTCAAATATAGAAATGCAGTAATCACTGCCGCATGTACCGTCACCGCTTTGAGAAAGGCGGCCAGCTGCGTATTAAAATGATAAGAAAGCCGTGTAAAAAGATATGTTTTGAAGATGTGGATCGTGAAGATCCAAACGAGGTTTGCTACCAGAAGCAAATTGATGTACTCATTTTCCAGAAAGCCGTCTACATTATCGAACCGGAGCAGGTAGGCAACGAAGAAGCATAAGTTGAGGAGAGCGACGTCCAACCACAGATGTACCTTGGGCAGGAGGCCTGGATAATGGTTTTTCATAAGATGTTAACGTTGAGTAGATTTTGCGTCGTCGTTGTCGCCCACACTGGATTAATGAAAGGAGAAAACGATTCGATACGCGAAAGCAATGTTAAAACAATAATGCCAATATTCCTAACCGACTACTGTAAAAAAATCCAACTATATCGTAATCGCTATCAAATATCCTGACATTGTGCTACACTGGGTTAGCTAAATGCGACATCAAAATAATCGACGTCCTTCGAAAAGGGATGTAAGGCCGGGAAATGGCATAAATCGAAAGACAATTATGGCCACAGATTAATTTATGCCATTTCCATTTCGAGGCGAAATTTGTAAGGAATTAGCGCACAACGCCCAAAAAGCTAGGTTTGCAAGTAATTTTTTCTTGGAAATGTTCAATTCTGGTGAATTGCTTATATATGACTGGTAGTCATAACAATCAAGTTATTCTTTGATGTAACCGATTTTAGGTTTTTTAAAGGAATGGGAAAATCAAATTTTTACAAACTTGTAGAAATAATTTGTATTATTCATGTTTTATTGCGACATTTGTGTCGTAATAAAAAGTAGCTACTTATCTGAGTGTTGAATGGACGTGGAGACTGGGACTTTTCCGAATCACTTCCTTAGTTAGATTTTGTCGAAGGCCGTTTGGGGTCATCGCATTGAAGATTGCGCTGTCGTTAAGACCGGCGGAGTTGCGTACAGGCTTATGCCCGTTTTGGACGTACCTGTGAATAGCAATGTCCGAATTAAACTTCCTGGCTAGGGCTTTTCTGCCTAAACCGCATTGGGAATTCGATATAACATATAGTGTTAACCGTTAATTTCTCGTTTGGCCTGATATGGCATTTACAGATCCTTTTAGCGCGCCGCTTACGGCTGCTACCGCTGCCCATTTGCTGAGACGGGCCACATTTGGCCCTACGCATGATGAGATAGCCAGTTTGGTTGGAAAGACTGCGGAGCAGGCAGTAGACATTCTCATTAACAATTCATCTTATCGAGCCACACCGCCGCCGCCGGTTGAAATGGAGGCGGGAAGATCAGATTCGGGGCAGCCGTTTCTGACCAAGGCTTACAGTGTTCAGAGGGATTCGGAATACTACAACTACATTCAGTATTGGTGGGTCGGTTTGATGACTGAGCAGAATGGCCGCCCGGCAGTTCTGGAAAAGCTTACGGCATTTTGGCAAAATCACTTTGTCACAGCAAGGGCTCAGGTCGCAGATTACCGTTTTACTAACAGGTATCTGACATTTCTGCGCGCCAACGCGTTAGGGAATTTTCGTGATATGGCCATCGGCATTACAAAGGATCCGGCCATGCTTATTTTTCTCAATGGAAACGAAAATACAAAGGGCAACCCGAATGAGAATTACGCACGAGAACTTCAGGAACTCTTTACCGTTGGCCAGAAGGATTTCTCCGGGAATGATAACTACACCGAAGAGGATGTAAAGGCGGCAGCTCGCGTGCTTACAGGGTGGCAAGCGTCAAATCGCCGTAAAGATGGCTCTACGTCCTTTGACACAACCTTCAATCCCGACAGACATGATACCTCGACTAAAACTTTCTCGACTAAATACAATAGCGCGTCGATACAGGGAAGAAGCGGGCCCACGGCGGGTGACGAAGAATTGAAAGATCTTGTCGATATGTTGTTGCAGCATCCCGAGACACCTAAATTCATATGTCGAAAGCTGTATCGCTGGTATGTTAATCCTAACGTCACGGATGAAATTGAGCAGCAGGTTATTATACCACTAGCCAGCTTTTTCGCGAGTAGTGGAAATAACTTCAAAATTGCCCCGCTGTTGAAGAAGCTCCTCAGCAGCGAGATATTTTATGACGTCCGAAATATTGGAGCTATAATCAAATCGCCAGCAGAATTAATGATTGGAACTCTTAGGCTATTCAACCAGCCTGTTCCCGACATTACAACGGAATATGTGTCTTTCAAGACCATGATGAACTATGTTCTTAGCAGCATGAATGCAATGCAGTTGAGCTTTTTAAATCAACCATCTGTTTTCGGTTCGCTGCCCTACTACCAAACGGGCTATTCCCGCAACTGGATCAATGGAACTGCACTCGGCCTTCGAGGCTCGCGTATGGATGGCCTGGTTTCACCGTCTTTACAAATCAAGCCGGGTTATTTACTGGGTGTCGATATACTAGGCAAACTAAAGGCTATCCAACCGAATTTTGCGAATGTGGCGGCAAGCCCGGCAATAACCTGTGAACAAGTCCTGGCCGAATTCTCAAAAAATCTGTATGCCGTTGAGCTATCTCAGGCGCAACGGGATTTTTTGATCGACAAAATCATGATGATGAACAGCAGCCCCCGTACAACCTGGGTGAAGGAGTGGGATGCCTATCGAGCTGCGCCAACAGACGCTACCAAGCAAAATACGATTCTTTGGAGATGTCGCACCCTGCTGAGATATATGTTGAGAATGGCTGAATATCAATTATTTTAACATTATTAATCCGTGAAAAGAAGAGAATTTGTTACAGCAGCGTCTTCATTTTTGCTGCCGGTTGTGTTGAATGGATTTGGGGTTAAATCATTGGCAAAGGGCTCCTCACTTGTTCAATCGTTAAAGGCAACTGCGGCCCTGAACAGCGATCGCATACTAGTGATTGTTTACCTGGGCGGAGGGAATGATGGATTGAATACAGTAATTCCGCTCGAATTTTACTCTGAGTACTATAATCTTCGAAGCAACATAGCGATACCTGAAAGCCAAGTTTTGCGTCTTTCGGGCAACTCTGAATCGGGTTTTCATCCTGCAATGACGGGAATGCGCGCCCTGTACGATGAGGGTAAGCTGGCCATTATCAATTCAGTTTCTTATCCGGATCCAAATCAATCACATTACCGGTCAACTGATATCTGGATGACAGGTGTTGATTCGACAAAGTACTCAACATCCGGTTGGGCAGGCAGATACTTGAATGACCGCTTCTCTGGCTATCCCGCAAGTTATCCGAACGCCGAAATGGAAGATCCGCTGGCAATCCAAATCGGACAAATCGGTACTACGGCACTGCTGGGAAATAACCAATCAATGGCAACAACCCTCAAAGACCCAAATTCATTCTATCAGCTTATCGGGGCTCCCAATTTATCTCCCGAAAGCGGCTTACCGTGCTGCGACGCAGGGGAATTAACGGCGTTTATCAGGCAGCAGCAGATACTGTCCACCGGATATGCCTCTGAAATTAAGGCTGCGGCTGATGCGGGAAGCAACAAGGCGTCGTATCCTGACGCCTCTCAGAATAACGAATTGGCAGAGCAGTTGAAAATCGTTGCCCGGCTCATTCATGGAGGATTGAAATCAAAGATTTACTATGTGGAGCTCGGGGGATTTGACACCCATGCCGCGCAGGTTGGAACAACCAGCACTGAGGGGGTACACGCACAACTTCTAAAAAAACTATCCGACGCCATTTTTGCTTTTCAAAACGATTTGAAATTGCAAGGAATTGAAGATAAAGTGTTGGGGATGACATTTTCAGATTTTGGCAGGAGGGCTACATCAAATGCTTCCAAGGGGACTGATCATGGTATCGGAGCGCCGATGTTTGTTTTTGGTTCGGGAATCAAAAGGCAACTGATCGGTACAAATCCTAATTTGGTGAATGGGTTGCTTCCGGCAAATCCAGCTGCATGGGACAAGAACCGGGATATCAAAATGCAAATTGATTTCCGGAGAGTGTATAGCGATATTCTGAACGAATGGTTTGGAACTTCCAGTCAAAAAACCGATCAGATACTTTACAAGAACTTTAAAACCACTTCGCTTTTCTCCGATGTTGTGCAGAGCATTTCGTCTGGTGCCTGGGCAAATCCTGAAATTTGGTCCAACGGTCGTGTACCGGACTCAAAGACCATTATCAGGATAAATTCCGGACATGTCGTTGATGTAGGCCAAAATATCACTGCGCGGGAAGTCAAGGTCGAATCAGGAGGCAAACTTAAATTTCTGGGTGATTTCAGTGTCAATGTGACCGGCTAAGCAAGTGCTGCTCCGCCTGTATGTGGAGGGGATGGCGTGCAATTAAGAATTAAATCAATTTGGGTGAACATGAAGCGTTTTTATAGTCGAGTTATCTCTGCATTCGTCTTAGCATTGATTTCATTGGTTGGTTTTGGCCAGGGCATAATCAAAACCGAAAGATCGTCTCCGCAGGGAATAGTGAGTTTTTCGCAATCCTCCAAGGTCGTCGGAGCAGGGGATTCCAAACACATTGACGGATATGTGGAGAAAAGCGGTTCTGGCATATTTCTGTTTCCTGTCGGTCACAAGGGTATGTACAGACCCTTCGCAGCGGAGTCTGACGGCGTAATCGGGGCATATTTTCAAGAGAATGCAGGATCTGCATCTTTGCCTGCCGGAGCGCCTTTTTCAACTGGAAACAAGGAAAGCGCATTAAAAAATGTCAGTGGAATTGAGTTCTGGGACATCAACGGTGCCAACCCTTCGCGGTTGACTTTGACCTGGAATGCAACGAGCAACGTGGGAACGTTAACGGGCAATTCCTTGCCGTTGCTGACCATCGCAGGCTGGAACGCAGCCACCTCGAAGTGGGAAGCAGTCATTTCAATGGTTGATGAGGTAGCCTACCAGGGTGGAACGAGTTCGATGACTTCGGGCTCGATAACGACTATTCAGACTGTGGTTCCAAACAAGTATAGTGTCTATACCCTGGCCTCACTAAATTCTCCCACGGTGCAAGTGAGCTATGAGGGTAGCCTTGAAACACTTTCGTGTTCAGAGATCGCGGGATGGGTTTGGAACAAGAACTATCCAGATGCAGCTTTGACGGTCGAATTATTTGAGGGTAGCACAGTTTATGCCACAGCAAGGGCCGAAATTAACCGAACCGATCTTAAAGAGAGTGGAAAAGGCTCTGGTAATTATGGATTTAAGATAGCTACGCCTGCAAGCTTGATAGACGGAAAAACACATCAGCTCAGTATCAGGGTGAAAGGAAGCAGTTTCACTCTCGCTGGTTCTCCCAAAACTTTAAACTGTGGCATAACTGGTGCTTTTGAAGTGGCAGATTGTTACAAGCTTAGTGGTTGGGTTTGGGATAAAAATATGCCTGGTAGTGCGCTCACCGTGGAAATAAAAGAAGGGAATGTTGTGCACGCGACTTCGTTGGCAGATGTCTATCGGGAAGATCTGTTGAATGGCGGGGCCGGTACAGGTAAATATGGCTTCTCGATCCCATTACCGGCGACCTTGAAAGATGGAAAGAGCCACGTGGTATCTGCTACTGCAAAGGGCATCGAGTACACCCTTACGAATTCACCAAAATCAGTTAATTGCCCGGTGAGCCAGTTTGCCGGACGTTTTGAAAAGGCAGATTGTGAGTCTATACAAGGTTGGGTTTGGGATGCAAATTACCCGAATGCTGCTTTGACCGTCGAGGTTGTTGAAAATGGTGTTGTGTACGCTACTGGGGTTGCCAATGTCTATCGCGAGAGTCTCAAGACTTCGGGCTATGGAACCGGAAATTACGTTTTTCGGATCCCGACGCCTGCAATTCTGAGGGACGGCAAGGCGCACCAGTTAAGTGTCCGCGTTAAGGGAACAGGCACCATCATCAGTGACTCTCCCCGATCTTTAACATGCTCAGTTAACGACTATGGTGGTCTTTTCGATTTTGCCGACTGCGACATTGTGCGTGGTTGGGCTTGGGATAAGAACTTTCCGAATGGAGCAGCACTCACCGTGGAGCTGGTTAAAGGTGACGTAGTGTATGGATCTGCGGTGGCAAGCAATTATCGTGAGGATTTAAAGAATGCGGGAACGGGAACAGGCAACTACGGATTTTCTATGGCAATGCCTGCTGCATTGCGGGACGGCAAAGCCCACCAGCTGAGTATTCGCGTGAAGGGTAGTAGCTACCTTTTGCCGGGATATCCCGGTACTAAAACGCTTACCTGTGAAAT includes:
- a CDS encoding TolC family protein; protein product: MNYWSKPQKTTRLALSSAFLFLNFIGSALAQGIQESSREAPVLEQATLQDVVAYAIKNQPAIQQSLIDEQITANQVRAKLADWYPQINFNYNLQHNFIVQTSIIAGNPVKLGVNNISAAQFTLSQQIFNRDVLLAKRTRGDVLFAASQNTVNNKTDLAVDVSKAFYDVLATTQQIKVADEDIVRLERSLRDAENQYKSGITDKIDFKRATISLNNTRANRKSNDEVLKAKLEYLKTLMGYPLNKALEISYDTLQMEREIALDTMQNVDLNARIEYQILATQKKLAEANLQYNKWSYLPNLSLNGAYNLNFQNNQFSDLYNKNYPNSFGLLTLSLPIFQGGKRKANTKQAEWALKRLDWDLKGLQNNVNSEYAAALANYKGNLTNLLAQKENVELAREVYDVIQLQYKSGIKTYLEVVTSETDLRLARINYYNALYLVLASKIDVQKALGQINIQ
- a CDS encoding sodium:solute symporter codes for the protein MSTLDWIVLSLALLFVVFYGIYRSREKHTMDSFLLAGQSMPWYHVTLSLMATQASAITFLSAPGQAYTDGMRFVQFYFGLPLAMVVLCVTFVPKFGKLKIFTAYEFLEGRFDLRTRALTAFLFLLQRGLSTGLSIYAPSLILSAILGWDITWTNIISGGVVILYTTLGGSRAVSHTHLQQMGIITIGMVVAGVMVVKFLPGQVSFTDALHVAGKMGKVNLIDFTFDLNNRYNVWSGLIGGFFLQLSYFGTDQSQVGRFLTGSSQGQSKLGLAMNGLLKIPMQFLILLVGVLVFAFYQFTAPPLFFNQTAVDQVKSTPYAAEYAALEKQHAEIQAVKRPHVMALTEAIRQDDAQAIASSRTVLADLESKVKDVRKEATAVLSKANGGDTNDVNYIFLRFVIDYLPVGMVGLLIAVILLASMGSVAAAYNSLASCTIVDIYKRIIRKDENGRNYVAASRWATVFWGIFCIAVAQYASRLGSMIEAVNILGSLFYGTILGIFLVAFYFKNIGSRAVFWGSIIGEMFVIASYVIDLTAFLWLNLIGCALVIIFAWVIEKIWPEQTQVAG
- the rfbD gene encoding dTDP-4-dehydrorhamnose reductase — protein: MKIVVLGASGQLGSCLKKVSTERNLTDISFPSEEFANILDKDLLDQLLATEKPQFVINCAAYTAVDKAEDDVDTCRKVNRDGAAYIAEVCRKHGAALVHVSTDFVFKGNVPKLLSETDPAEPENIYGLTKLEGEAAIAAILPEHYTIRTSWLYSEFGNNFVKTMLRLGREREQLGVIVDQVGSPTYAIDLATTILDIIESGNTSYGIYHYSNEGVTSWYDFAKAVFDLSETSVKLNPVKTSEYVTRAVRPAYSVMDKSKIKSTFGISIPYWRDSLSICVDRLINETAS
- a CDS encoding sugar transferase, whose product is MKNHYPGLLPKVHLWLDVALLNLCFFVAYLLRFDNVDGFLENEYINLLLVANLVWIFTIHIFKTYLFTRLSYHFNTQLAAFLKAVTVHAAVITAFLYLTKQGEDYSRYQFLMTYCFFVATSTLSRAAVVIFLKMYRQAGYNFNRYAIVGRGELAQLIREFYNDRKELGYRYYGMLQPSEHSGSGIDEIESLVKGKQLDYLYCCLSEMTDEQVREVIKMGERQRTQIRLVPDFRGFVTNMATIEYHDMYPIIQINTKPFSSLNEQTVKRAFDLIFSVIVMILGAPVFFLVWAAIKISSPGPVFFKQQRSGRWGELFYIYKFRSMRVDADKMGLQHSKGDDDPRITPIGRILRKSRLDELPQFINVLKGEMSVVGPRPLYKYDVDMLMEAAPHDFQRLLTVKPGITSIGQINVGYADTVAKNVERLKYDLQYLKSYSVFDDVQLIFRTVQVMVLGRGQ
- a CDS encoding DUF1800 domain-containing protein, producing MAFTDPFSAPLTAATAAHLLRRATFGPTHDEIASLVGKTAEQAVDILINNSSYRATPPPPVEMEAGRSDSGQPFLTKAYSVQRDSEYYNYIQYWWVGLMTEQNGRPAVLEKLTAFWQNHFVTARAQVADYRFTNRYLTFLRANALGNFRDMAIGITKDPAMLIFLNGNENTKGNPNENYARELQELFTVGQKDFSGNDNYTEEDVKAAARVLTGWQASNRRKDGSTSFDTTFNPDRHDTSTKTFSTKYNSASIQGRSGPTAGDEELKDLVDMLLQHPETPKFICRKLYRWYVNPNVTDEIEQQVIIPLASFFASSGNNFKIAPLLKKLLSSEIFYDVRNIGAIIKSPAELMIGTLRLFNQPVPDITTEYVSFKTMMNYVLSSMNAMQLSFLNQPSVFGSLPYYQTGYSRNWINGTALGLRGSRMDGLVSPSLQIKPGYLLGVDILGKLKAIQPNFANVAASPAITCEQVLAEFSKNLYAVELSQAQRDFLIDKIMMMNSSPRTTWVKEWDAYRAAPTDATKQNTILWRCRTLLRYMLRMAEYQLF
- a CDS encoding DUF1501 domain-containing protein, translating into MKRREFVTAASSFLLPVVLNGFGVKSLAKGSSLVQSLKATAALNSDRILVIVYLGGGNDGLNTVIPLEFYSEYYNLRSNIAIPESQVLRLSGNSESGFHPAMTGMRALYDEGKLAIINSVSYPDPNQSHYRSTDIWMTGVDSTKYSTSGWAGRYLNDRFSGYPASYPNAEMEDPLAIQIGQIGTTALLGNNQSMATTLKDPNSFYQLIGAPNLSPESGLPCCDAGELTAFIRQQQILSTGYASEIKAAADAGSNKASYPDASQNNELAEQLKIVARLIHGGLKSKIYYVELGGFDTHAAQVGTTSTEGVHAQLLKKLSDAIFAFQNDLKLQGIEDKVLGMTFSDFGRRATSNASKGTDHGIGAPMFVFGSGIKRQLIGTNPNLVNGLLPANPAAWDKNRDIKMQIDFRRVYSDILNEWFGTSSQKTDQILYKNFKTTSLFSDVVQSISSGAWANPEIWSNGRVPDSKTIIRINSGHVVDVGQNITAREVKVESGGKLKFLGDFSVNVTG